A DNA window from Caretta caretta isolate rCarCar2 chromosome 7, rCarCar1.hap1, whole genome shotgun sequence contains the following coding sequences:
- the CAV3 gene encoding caveolin-3 — translation MAEEQTGLEERIIIKDQHTKEIDLVNRDPKHINEDVIKVDFEDVIAEPAGTYSFDGVWKTSYTTFTVSKYWCYRLLSVVLGIPLAVIWGFLFALISFCHIWAVVPCIKSYVIEIQCVSRIYSLCIHTFCDPLCKALGQIFSSIKLALRKEV, via the exons ATGGCAGAAGAGCAAACTGGACTCGAGGAGCGGATAATAATAAAGGACCAGCACACAAAGGAAATAGACCTGGTGAACAGAGATCCAAAGcacattaatgaagatgttataAAG GTGGATTTTGAAGATGTCATTGCTGAGCCAGCAGGTACATACAGTTTTGATGGAGTATGGAAAACCAGCTACACCACCTTCACAGTCAGCAAGTACTGGTGCTACCGGCTGCTTTCGGTTGTGTTGGGAATCCCTCTGGCAGTCATCTGGGGCTTCCTCTTTGCTTTAATCTCCTTTTGTCATATCTGGGCAGTGGTGCCCTGCATCAAAAGCTACGTGATCGAAATCCAGTGTGTCAGCAGAATTTACTCCCTCTGCATCCACACCTTCTGTGACCCACTGTGCAAGGCCCTGGGGCAGATATTTAGCAGCATCAAACTTGCCCTACGCAAGGAAGTCTAG